The Nerophis lumbriciformis linkage group LG15, RoL_Nlum_v2.1, whole genome shotgun sequence genome window below encodes:
- the marchf7 gene encoding E3 ubiquitin-protein ligase MARCHF7 isoform X2, with the protein MDSRSRRLPFCLSTSKSSYASSATPSSSSSLGSSRLYSRDTVLSERFPRASAAFKADVEQKSSRLLSSSRNYNNSDSNNGSWKLPSSLASSTRSYERSWTDSPLSSRTKPADSDGRLGRSGLLTSTDDGDSKRAKLAYSNRGLYSGTSSTSHTGSTYSSSGHNNARGIQERPSDPLESSWTYSRFLSRSSTSSSKPQLSSREAETQNEPTLSGLRERRTRISALTSSLYPTDRVASTYAQGARPKETAYCSSSFSSERESSPGRHVSSAASRFSLARDLNDRPAPRYLNASSGLASTYEHAAATLTSRPTWHSAPPTRPEAPPPPRPAAGSAEAQGRYSTRHLLSRLFSRSSSQDSSSSSSTVDDDTLSVDSDEGARMPALEAESRRWEAITSGSNRRRPDLAPIREKKDGGLPGATTSQSEADGAASSSYSWLSSSLRGRCPSLLSRLRRHARDDSASSPAGAEEGLSRPQHLLRRWDDLELRSTQDDNNQEEDDEEEDEVEQGAVGLDLFARPRRQEDDDDDDKLPEVEDVSVGWSQRHRVATFQNNSNAPQGGAERPLDGIPSLSSASSKQEKLRIIKERLLLEDSDEDEGDLCRICQMREESSSNPLIQPCCCTGSLQYVHQECIKRWLCSKIGSGTNLEAITNCELCKEKLRLNIDNFDIQQLYRTHVQMPTTTAATRAKMADFPSTSLTWTTTWRTTEDEDERWLRFECQTSPLYWQSSCTSFCVQCNIVCVCVMQHCVYVECNIVCRCNATLCVCVMQHCVYVECNIVCRWNATSCVHERIVCVCRLCNIVPVCPMQHCVYVLMQH; encoded by the exons ATGGACTCCAGGTCTCGCAGGCTTCCCTTCTGCCTGTCAACTTCAAAGTCCTCGTACGCCtccagcgccacgccgtcctcgTCGTCCTCACTGGGCTCCAGCAGGCTGTACAGCAGGGACACGGTGCTGAGCGAGCGCTTTCCCAGGGCATCGGCCGCTTTTAAAGCAGACGTGGAGCAGAAG agttcTCGCCTCTTGAGCTCATCCAGAAACTACAACAACTCCGACTCAAACAACGGCAGCTGGAAGTTGCCGTCCTCGCTGGCATCTTCCACTCGATCCTACGAGCGTTCGTGGACAGACTCGCCGCTCAGCAGCAGGACTAAACCG GCTGATTCTGATGGGAGGTTAGGCCGCTCCGGCCTGTTGACTTCCACTGATGATGGAGATTCCAAACGGGCCAAACTGGCTTACAGTAACAGAGGACTGTACTCTGGAACCTCCAGCACCTCCCATACAGGGTCCACCTACTCCAGTAGTGGACACAACAATGCAAGAG GCATTCAGGAAAGACCAAGTGATCCACTGGAGTCGTCGTGGACCTACAGCCGTTTCCTGTCGCGGTCCTCCACTTCTTCTTCAAAGCCGCAGTTGTCCAGCCGAGAGGCGGAGACCCAGAATGAGCCGACTTTGTCCGGTCTGCGAGAAAGGAGGACAAGGATCTCTGCGTTGACGTCGTCATTGT ACCCCACAGACCGCGTGGCCTCCACATACGCCCAAGGTGCTCGGCCCAAAGAGACCGCCTACTGCTCGTCCTCCTTTTCCAGCGAGCGAGAAAGCTCGCCAGGCCGCCACGTGTCCTCCGCTGCCAGTCGCTTTTCTCTCGCCCGCGACTTAAACGACAGACCTGCTCCTCGCTACCTGAACGCCTCATCCGGCCTCGCTTCAACCTATGAACACGCCGCAGCCACCCTGACCTCACGCCCCACCTGGCACAGCGCACCGCCCACCAGACCGGAAGCCCCGCCCCCACCGAGACCCGCCGCTGGAAGTGCGGAAGCACAAGGGCGCTATTCCACACGCCACCTTTTGTCCCGCCTCTTCTCACGCAGCTCCAGCCAGGACTCCTCCAGCAGCTCCTCAACTGTCGACGACGACACTCTGTCTGTGGACAGCGACGAGGGCGCCAGGATGCCTGCGCTGGAGGCGGAGTCTAGAAGGTGGGAGGCCATCACGTCCGGCAGCAATCGCCGCAGACCCGACCTCGCTCCAATACGGGAAAAAAAAGACGGCGGTCTCCCCGGTGCCACGACATCGCAGAGCGAGGCTGACGGAGCGGCAAGTAGCAGCTACTCCTGGCTGTCGTCCTCCCTCCGTGGTCGCTGCCCTTCCCTTCTCTCCCGTCTGCGGAGGCACGCTCGCGACGACAGCGCGTCCTCACCCGCTGGCGCGGAGGAGGGCCTCAGTCGTCCTCAGCACTTACTGAGAAGATGGGACGACCTGGAGCTCCGATCCACACAGGATGACAACAACCAAGAGGAGGATGACGAGGAAGAGGACGAAGTAGAGCAAGGCGCCGTTGGTTTAGATCTCTTTGCACGTCCCCGCCGGCAGgaggacgacgacgacgacgacaagTTACCTGAAGTGGAGGACGTTTCCGTGGGCTGGTCCCAGCGCCACAGGGTAGCTACATTTCAAAACAACTCCAACGCTCCTCAAGGTGGCGCCGAGCGGCCATTGGACGGCATTCCATCACTTAGCAGCGCCAGCAGCAAGCAAGAGAAGCTCCGCATTATTAAGGAAAG GCTGCTGCTGGAAGACTCTGACGAGGACGAAGGAGACTTGTGTAGAATCTGCCAGATGAGGGAGGAGTCCTCATCCAACCCTTTGATCCAACCTTGCTGCTGCACAGGAAGTCTGCAGTACGTCCACCAGGAATGCATCAAGAGGTGGCTTTGCTCCAAAATTGGCTCTG GCACAAATCTGGAGGCCATCACAAACTGTGAGCTGTGCAAGGAGAAGTTGCGCTTGAACATCGACAACTTTGACATCCAGCAGCTGTACAGGACACACGTGCAG ATGCCCACCACGACAGCAGCGACGAGAGCGAAGATGGCCGACTTTCCATCGACTTCTCTGACCTGGACGACTACCTGGAGGACGACTGAGGATGAAGATGAGCGCTGGCTCAGGTTTGAATGTCAAACATCACCTCTTTATTGGCAATCATCTTGCACTTCTTTCTGCGTGCAATGCaacattgtgtgtgtatgtgtaatgcAACATTGTGTGTATGTGGAATGCAACATTGTGTGTAGGTGTAATGCAACATTGTGTGTAT GTGTAATGCAACATTGTGTGTATGTGGAATGCAACATCGTGTGTAGGTGGAATGCAACATCGTGTGTACATGAGCGCATTGTGTGCGTGTGCAGGTTATGCAACATTGTGCCTGTGTGCCCAATGCAACATTGTGTGTACGTTTTAATGCAACATTGA
- the marchf7 gene encoding E3 ubiquitin-protein ligase MARCHF7 isoform X7, with protein MDSRSRRLPFCLSTSKSSYASSATPSSSSSLGSSRLYSRDTVLSERFPRASAAFKADVEQKSSRLLSSSRNYNNSDSNNGSWKLPSSLASSTRSYERSWTDSPLSSRTKPADSDGRLGRSGLLTSTDDGDSKRAKLAYSNRGLYSGTSSTSHTGSTYSSSGHNNARAGIQERPSDPLESSWTYSRFLSRSSTSSSKPQLSSREAETQNEPTLSGLRERRTRISALTSSLYPTDRVASTYAQGARPKETAYCSSSFSSERESSPGRHVSSAASRFSLARDLNDRPAPRYLNASSGLASTYEHAAATLTSRPTWHSAPPTRPEAPPPPRPAAGSAEAQGRYSTRHLLSRLFSRSSSQDSSSSSSTVDDDTLSVDSDEGARMPALEAESRRWEAITSGSNRRRPDLAPIREKKDGGLPGATTSQSEADGAASSSYSWLSSSLRGRCPSLLSRLRRHARDDSASSPAGAEEGLSRPQHLLRRWDDLELRSTQDDNNQEEDDEEEDEVEQGAVGLDLFARPRRQEDDDDDDKLPEVEDVSVGWSQRHRVATFQNNSNAPQGGAERPLDGIPSLSSASSKQEKLRIIKERLLLEDSDEDEGDLCRICQMREESSSNPLIQPCCCTGSLQYVHQECIKRWLCSKIGSGTNLEAITNCELCKEKLRLNIDNFDIQQLYRTHVQMPTTTAATRAKMADFPSTSLTWTTTWRTTEDEDERWLSVCL; from the exons ATGGACTCCAGGTCTCGCAGGCTTCCCTTCTGCCTGTCAACTTCAAAGTCCTCGTACGCCtccagcgccacgccgtcctcgTCGTCCTCACTGGGCTCCAGCAGGCTGTACAGCAGGGACACGGTGCTGAGCGAGCGCTTTCCCAGGGCATCGGCCGCTTTTAAAGCAGACGTGGAGCAGAAG agttcTCGCCTCTTGAGCTCATCCAGAAACTACAACAACTCCGACTCAAACAACGGCAGCTGGAAGTTGCCGTCCTCGCTGGCATCTTCCACTCGATCCTACGAGCGTTCGTGGACAGACTCGCCGCTCAGCAGCAGGACTAAACCG GCTGATTCTGATGGGAGGTTAGGCCGCTCCGGCCTGTTGACTTCCACTGATGATGGAGATTCCAAACGGGCCAAACTGGCTTACAGTAACAGAGGACTGTACTCTGGAACCTCCAGCACCTCCCATACAGGGTCCACCTACTCCAGTAGTGGACACAACAATGCAAGAG CAGGCATTCAGGAAAGACCAAGTGATCCACTGGAGTCGTCGTGGACCTACAGCCGTTTCCTGTCGCGGTCCTCCACTTCTTCTTCAAAGCCGCAGTTGTCCAGCCGAGAGGCGGAGACCCAGAATGAGCCGACTTTGTCCGGTCTGCGAGAAAGGAGGACAAGGATCTCTGCGTTGACGTCGTCATTGT ACCCCACAGACCGCGTGGCCTCCACATACGCCCAAGGTGCTCGGCCCAAAGAGACCGCCTACTGCTCGTCCTCCTTTTCCAGCGAGCGAGAAAGCTCGCCAGGCCGCCACGTGTCCTCCGCTGCCAGTCGCTTTTCTCTCGCCCGCGACTTAAACGACAGACCTGCTCCTCGCTACCTGAACGCCTCATCCGGCCTCGCTTCAACCTATGAACACGCCGCAGCCACCCTGACCTCACGCCCCACCTGGCACAGCGCACCGCCCACCAGACCGGAAGCCCCGCCCCCACCGAGACCCGCCGCTGGAAGTGCGGAAGCACAAGGGCGCTATTCCACACGCCACCTTTTGTCCCGCCTCTTCTCACGCAGCTCCAGCCAGGACTCCTCCAGCAGCTCCTCAACTGTCGACGACGACACTCTGTCTGTGGACAGCGACGAGGGCGCCAGGATGCCTGCGCTGGAGGCGGAGTCTAGAAGGTGGGAGGCCATCACGTCCGGCAGCAATCGCCGCAGACCCGACCTCGCTCCAATACGGGAAAAAAAAGACGGCGGTCTCCCCGGTGCCACGACATCGCAGAGCGAGGCTGACGGAGCGGCAAGTAGCAGCTACTCCTGGCTGTCGTCCTCCCTCCGTGGTCGCTGCCCTTCCCTTCTCTCCCGTCTGCGGAGGCACGCTCGCGACGACAGCGCGTCCTCACCCGCTGGCGCGGAGGAGGGCCTCAGTCGTCCTCAGCACTTACTGAGAAGATGGGACGACCTGGAGCTCCGATCCACACAGGATGACAACAACCAAGAGGAGGATGACGAGGAAGAGGACGAAGTAGAGCAAGGCGCCGTTGGTTTAGATCTCTTTGCACGTCCCCGCCGGCAGgaggacgacgacgacgacgacaagTTACCTGAAGTGGAGGACGTTTCCGTGGGCTGGTCCCAGCGCCACAGGGTAGCTACATTTCAAAACAACTCCAACGCTCCTCAAGGTGGCGCCGAGCGGCCATTGGACGGCATTCCATCACTTAGCAGCGCCAGCAGCAAGCAAGAGAAGCTCCGCATTATTAAGGAAAG GCTGCTGCTGGAAGACTCTGACGAGGACGAAGGAGACTTGTGTAGAATCTGCCAGATGAGGGAGGAGTCCTCATCCAACCCTTTGATCCAACCTTGCTGCTGCACAGGAAGTCTGCAGTACGTCCACCAGGAATGCATCAAGAGGTGGCTTTGCTCCAAAATTGGCTCTG GCACAAATCTGGAGGCCATCACAAACTGTGAGCTGTGCAAGGAGAAGTTGCGCTTGAACATCGACAACTTTGACATCCAGCAGCTGTACAGGACACACGTGCAG ATGCCCACCACGACAGCAGCGACGAGAGCGAAGATGGCCGACTTTCCATCGACTTCTCTGACCTGGACGACTACCTGGAGGACGACTGAGGATGAAGATGAGCGCTGGCTCAG CGTTTGTTTGTAA
- the marchf7 gene encoding E3 ubiquitin-protein ligase MARCHF7 isoform X3: MDSRSRRLPFCLSTSKSSYASSATPSSSSSLGSSRLYSRDTVLSERFPRASAAFKADVEQKSSRLLSSSRNYNNSDSNNGSWKLPSSLASSTRSYERSWTDSPLSSRTKPADSDGRLGRSGLLTSTDDGDSKRAKLAYSNRGLYSGTSSTSHTGSTYSSSGHNNARAGIQERPSDPLESSWTYSRFLSRSSTSSSKPQLSSREAETQNEPTLSGLRERRTRISALTSSLYPTDRVASTYAQGARPKETAYCSSSFSSERESSPGRHVSSAASRFSLARDLNDRPAPRYLNASSGLASTYEHAAATLTSRPTWHSAPPTRPEAPPPPRPAAGSAEAQGRYSTRHLLSRLFSRSSSQDSSSSSSTVDDDTLSVDSDEGARMPALEAESRRWEAITSGSNRRRPDLAPIREKKDGGLPGATTSQSEADGAASSSYSWLSSSLRGRCPSLLSRLRRHARDDSASSPAGAEEGLSRPQHLLRRWDDLELRSTQDDNNQEEDDEEEDEVEQGAVGLDLFARPRRQEDDDDDDKLPEVEDVSVGWSQRHRVATFQNNSNAPQGGAERPLDGIPSLSSASSKQEKLRIIKERLLLEDSDEDEGDLCRICQMREESSSNPLIQPCCCTGSLQYVHQECIKRWLCSKIGSGTNLEAITNCELCKEKLRLNIDNFDIQQLYRTHVQMPTTTAATRAKMADFPSTSLTWTTTWRTTEDEDERWLRFECQTSPLYWQSSCTSFCVQCNIVCVCVMQHCVYVECNIVCRCNATLCVCGMQHRV; the protein is encoded by the exons ATGGACTCCAGGTCTCGCAGGCTTCCCTTCTGCCTGTCAACTTCAAAGTCCTCGTACGCCtccagcgccacgccgtcctcgTCGTCCTCACTGGGCTCCAGCAGGCTGTACAGCAGGGACACGGTGCTGAGCGAGCGCTTTCCCAGGGCATCGGCCGCTTTTAAAGCAGACGTGGAGCAGAAG agttcTCGCCTCTTGAGCTCATCCAGAAACTACAACAACTCCGACTCAAACAACGGCAGCTGGAAGTTGCCGTCCTCGCTGGCATCTTCCACTCGATCCTACGAGCGTTCGTGGACAGACTCGCCGCTCAGCAGCAGGACTAAACCG GCTGATTCTGATGGGAGGTTAGGCCGCTCCGGCCTGTTGACTTCCACTGATGATGGAGATTCCAAACGGGCCAAACTGGCTTACAGTAACAGAGGACTGTACTCTGGAACCTCCAGCACCTCCCATACAGGGTCCACCTACTCCAGTAGTGGACACAACAATGCAAGAG CAGGCATTCAGGAAAGACCAAGTGATCCACTGGAGTCGTCGTGGACCTACAGCCGTTTCCTGTCGCGGTCCTCCACTTCTTCTTCAAAGCCGCAGTTGTCCAGCCGAGAGGCGGAGACCCAGAATGAGCCGACTTTGTCCGGTCTGCGAGAAAGGAGGACAAGGATCTCTGCGTTGACGTCGTCATTGT ACCCCACAGACCGCGTGGCCTCCACATACGCCCAAGGTGCTCGGCCCAAAGAGACCGCCTACTGCTCGTCCTCCTTTTCCAGCGAGCGAGAAAGCTCGCCAGGCCGCCACGTGTCCTCCGCTGCCAGTCGCTTTTCTCTCGCCCGCGACTTAAACGACAGACCTGCTCCTCGCTACCTGAACGCCTCATCCGGCCTCGCTTCAACCTATGAACACGCCGCAGCCACCCTGACCTCACGCCCCACCTGGCACAGCGCACCGCCCACCAGACCGGAAGCCCCGCCCCCACCGAGACCCGCCGCTGGAAGTGCGGAAGCACAAGGGCGCTATTCCACACGCCACCTTTTGTCCCGCCTCTTCTCACGCAGCTCCAGCCAGGACTCCTCCAGCAGCTCCTCAACTGTCGACGACGACACTCTGTCTGTGGACAGCGACGAGGGCGCCAGGATGCCTGCGCTGGAGGCGGAGTCTAGAAGGTGGGAGGCCATCACGTCCGGCAGCAATCGCCGCAGACCCGACCTCGCTCCAATACGGGAAAAAAAAGACGGCGGTCTCCCCGGTGCCACGACATCGCAGAGCGAGGCTGACGGAGCGGCAAGTAGCAGCTACTCCTGGCTGTCGTCCTCCCTCCGTGGTCGCTGCCCTTCCCTTCTCTCCCGTCTGCGGAGGCACGCTCGCGACGACAGCGCGTCCTCACCCGCTGGCGCGGAGGAGGGCCTCAGTCGTCCTCAGCACTTACTGAGAAGATGGGACGACCTGGAGCTCCGATCCACACAGGATGACAACAACCAAGAGGAGGATGACGAGGAAGAGGACGAAGTAGAGCAAGGCGCCGTTGGTTTAGATCTCTTTGCACGTCCCCGCCGGCAGgaggacgacgacgacgacgacaagTTACCTGAAGTGGAGGACGTTTCCGTGGGCTGGTCCCAGCGCCACAGGGTAGCTACATTTCAAAACAACTCCAACGCTCCTCAAGGTGGCGCCGAGCGGCCATTGGACGGCATTCCATCACTTAGCAGCGCCAGCAGCAAGCAAGAGAAGCTCCGCATTATTAAGGAAAG GCTGCTGCTGGAAGACTCTGACGAGGACGAAGGAGACTTGTGTAGAATCTGCCAGATGAGGGAGGAGTCCTCATCCAACCCTTTGATCCAACCTTGCTGCTGCACAGGAAGTCTGCAGTACGTCCACCAGGAATGCATCAAGAGGTGGCTTTGCTCCAAAATTGGCTCTG GCACAAATCTGGAGGCCATCACAAACTGTGAGCTGTGCAAGGAGAAGTTGCGCTTGAACATCGACAACTTTGACATCCAGCAGCTGTACAGGACACACGTGCAG ATGCCCACCACGACAGCAGCGACGAGAGCGAAGATGGCCGACTTTCCATCGACTTCTCTGACCTGGACGACTACCTGGAGGACGACTGAGGATGAAGATGAGCGCTGGCTCAGGTTTGAATGTCAAACATCACCTCTTTATTGGCAATCATCTTGCACTTCTTTCTGCGTGCAATGCaacattgtgtgtgtatgtgtaatgcAACATTGTGTGTATGTGGAATGCAACATTGTGTGTAG GTGTAATGCAACATTGTGTGTATGTGGAATGCAACATCGTGTGTAG
- the marchf7 gene encoding E3 ubiquitin-protein ligase MARCHF7 isoform X1, whose protein sequence is MDSRSRRLPFCLSTSKSSYASSATPSSSSSLGSSRLYSRDTVLSERFPRASAAFKADVEQKSSRLLSSSRNYNNSDSNNGSWKLPSSLASSTRSYERSWTDSPLSSRTKPADSDGRLGRSGLLTSTDDGDSKRAKLAYSNRGLYSGTSSTSHTGSTYSSSGHNNARAGIQERPSDPLESSWTYSRFLSRSSTSSSKPQLSSREAETQNEPTLSGLRERRTRISALTSSLYPTDRVASTYAQGARPKETAYCSSSFSSERESSPGRHVSSAASRFSLARDLNDRPAPRYLNASSGLASTYEHAAATLTSRPTWHSAPPTRPEAPPPPRPAAGSAEAQGRYSTRHLLSRLFSRSSSQDSSSSSSTVDDDTLSVDSDEGARMPALEAESRRWEAITSGSNRRRPDLAPIREKKDGGLPGATTSQSEADGAASSSYSWLSSSLRGRCPSLLSRLRRHARDDSASSPAGAEEGLSRPQHLLRRWDDLELRSTQDDNNQEEDDEEEDEVEQGAVGLDLFARPRRQEDDDDDDKLPEVEDVSVGWSQRHRVATFQNNSNAPQGGAERPLDGIPSLSSASSKQEKLRIIKERLLLEDSDEDEGDLCRICQMREESSSNPLIQPCCCTGSLQYVHQECIKRWLCSKIGSGTNLEAITNCELCKEKLRLNIDNFDIQQLYRTHVQMPTTTAATRAKMADFPSTSLTWTTTWRTTEDEDERWLRFECQTSPLYWQSSCTSFCVQCNIVCVCVMQHCVYVECNIVCRCNATLCVCVMQHCVYVECNIVCRWNATSCVHERIVCVCRLCNIVPVCPMQHCVYVLMQH, encoded by the exons ATGGACTCCAGGTCTCGCAGGCTTCCCTTCTGCCTGTCAACTTCAAAGTCCTCGTACGCCtccagcgccacgccgtcctcgTCGTCCTCACTGGGCTCCAGCAGGCTGTACAGCAGGGACACGGTGCTGAGCGAGCGCTTTCCCAGGGCATCGGCCGCTTTTAAAGCAGACGTGGAGCAGAAG agttcTCGCCTCTTGAGCTCATCCAGAAACTACAACAACTCCGACTCAAACAACGGCAGCTGGAAGTTGCCGTCCTCGCTGGCATCTTCCACTCGATCCTACGAGCGTTCGTGGACAGACTCGCCGCTCAGCAGCAGGACTAAACCG GCTGATTCTGATGGGAGGTTAGGCCGCTCCGGCCTGTTGACTTCCACTGATGATGGAGATTCCAAACGGGCCAAACTGGCTTACAGTAACAGAGGACTGTACTCTGGAACCTCCAGCACCTCCCATACAGGGTCCACCTACTCCAGTAGTGGACACAACAATGCAAGAG CAGGCATTCAGGAAAGACCAAGTGATCCACTGGAGTCGTCGTGGACCTACAGCCGTTTCCTGTCGCGGTCCTCCACTTCTTCTTCAAAGCCGCAGTTGTCCAGCCGAGAGGCGGAGACCCAGAATGAGCCGACTTTGTCCGGTCTGCGAGAAAGGAGGACAAGGATCTCTGCGTTGACGTCGTCATTGT ACCCCACAGACCGCGTGGCCTCCACATACGCCCAAGGTGCTCGGCCCAAAGAGACCGCCTACTGCTCGTCCTCCTTTTCCAGCGAGCGAGAAAGCTCGCCAGGCCGCCACGTGTCCTCCGCTGCCAGTCGCTTTTCTCTCGCCCGCGACTTAAACGACAGACCTGCTCCTCGCTACCTGAACGCCTCATCCGGCCTCGCTTCAACCTATGAACACGCCGCAGCCACCCTGACCTCACGCCCCACCTGGCACAGCGCACCGCCCACCAGACCGGAAGCCCCGCCCCCACCGAGACCCGCCGCTGGAAGTGCGGAAGCACAAGGGCGCTATTCCACACGCCACCTTTTGTCCCGCCTCTTCTCACGCAGCTCCAGCCAGGACTCCTCCAGCAGCTCCTCAACTGTCGACGACGACACTCTGTCTGTGGACAGCGACGAGGGCGCCAGGATGCCTGCGCTGGAGGCGGAGTCTAGAAGGTGGGAGGCCATCACGTCCGGCAGCAATCGCCGCAGACCCGACCTCGCTCCAATACGGGAAAAAAAAGACGGCGGTCTCCCCGGTGCCACGACATCGCAGAGCGAGGCTGACGGAGCGGCAAGTAGCAGCTACTCCTGGCTGTCGTCCTCCCTCCGTGGTCGCTGCCCTTCCCTTCTCTCCCGTCTGCGGAGGCACGCTCGCGACGACAGCGCGTCCTCACCCGCTGGCGCGGAGGAGGGCCTCAGTCGTCCTCAGCACTTACTGAGAAGATGGGACGACCTGGAGCTCCGATCCACACAGGATGACAACAACCAAGAGGAGGATGACGAGGAAGAGGACGAAGTAGAGCAAGGCGCCGTTGGTTTAGATCTCTTTGCACGTCCCCGCCGGCAGgaggacgacgacgacgacgacaagTTACCTGAAGTGGAGGACGTTTCCGTGGGCTGGTCCCAGCGCCACAGGGTAGCTACATTTCAAAACAACTCCAACGCTCCTCAAGGTGGCGCCGAGCGGCCATTGGACGGCATTCCATCACTTAGCAGCGCCAGCAGCAAGCAAGAGAAGCTCCGCATTATTAAGGAAAG GCTGCTGCTGGAAGACTCTGACGAGGACGAAGGAGACTTGTGTAGAATCTGCCAGATGAGGGAGGAGTCCTCATCCAACCCTTTGATCCAACCTTGCTGCTGCACAGGAAGTCTGCAGTACGTCCACCAGGAATGCATCAAGAGGTGGCTTTGCTCCAAAATTGGCTCTG GCACAAATCTGGAGGCCATCACAAACTGTGAGCTGTGCAAGGAGAAGTTGCGCTTGAACATCGACAACTTTGACATCCAGCAGCTGTACAGGACACACGTGCAG ATGCCCACCACGACAGCAGCGACGAGAGCGAAGATGGCCGACTTTCCATCGACTTCTCTGACCTGGACGACTACCTGGAGGACGACTGAGGATGAAGATGAGCGCTGGCTCAGGTTTGAATGTCAAACATCACCTCTTTATTGGCAATCATCTTGCACTTCTTTCTGCGTGCAATGCaacattgtgtgtgtatgtgtaatgcAACATTGTGTGTATGTGGAATGCAACATTGTGTGTAGGTGTAATGCAACATTGTGTGTAT GTGTAATGCAACATTGTGTGTATGTGGAATGCAACATCGTGTGTAGGTGGAATGCAACATCGTGTGTACATGAGCGCATTGTGTGCGTGTGCAGGTTATGCAACATTGTGCCTGTGTGCCCAATGCAACATTGTGTGTACGTTTTAATGCAACATTGA